One Candidatus Schekmanbacteria bacterium RIFCSPLOWO2_02_FULL_38_14 DNA segment encodes these proteins:
- a CDS encoding peptidoglycan-associated lipoprotein encodes MVFIAGVIALITPLLIFYGCAKKQLIKPETTEETQGEGAAEGSAQGAKEGEGRLPEEGKIGEEKLDEEALKGEALSSRVQEEMLDINFEFDQFMLTDTARQKLSKNVSILSKYSDVKVLIEGHCDERGTEEYNLALGERRANAAKEYMVTLGINESRLSTISYGEEKPLDPEHSDVAWAKNRRVHFEIVTK; translated from the coding sequence ATGGTTTTTATTGCAGGGGTTATTGCACTGATCACACCGCTTCTGATTTTTTACGGATGCGCAAAAAAACAGCTTATTAAACCAGAAACAACTGAAGAGACTCAGGGTGAAGGCGCTGCAGAAGGTTCCGCTCAAGGTGCGAAAGAGGGAGAAGGAAGGTTGCCTGAAGAAGGAAAAATAGGAGAAGAAAAGTTAGATGAGGAAGCATTGAAAGGAGAGGCTCTATCATCAAGGGTTCAGGAAGAGATGCTTGATATTAACTTTGAGTTTGATCAGTTTATGCTAACAGATACTGCAAGGCAGAAATTATCTAAAAATGTTTCAATCCTTTCAAAATATTCTGATGTCAAGGTTTTAATTGAAGGTCACTGCGATGAAAGGGGAACTGAAGAATACAATTTAGCCCTTGGCGAAAGAAGAGCAAATGCAGCCAAAGAATATATGGTAACTTTGGGCATAAACGAGTCAAGACTTTCTACCATAAGCTATGGTGAAGAGAAACCTTTAGACCCTGAGCACAGCGATGTTGCCTGGGCAAAAAACCGCAGGGTTCATTTTGAAATAGTTACAAAATGA
- a CDS encoding Tol-Pal system beta propeller repeat protein TolB, with product MTQILVLVIIFSFLLTDTRIWSKVYIDINAPSMKKFPIAICELKSLSNLQDEKKSGNVVRDTLSADLDFSGFFSIVDAKKIPPQYDEEGITGQEIDFKKWAFTGAELLIKGAIIQKEDSLSVEMRLFDITQGQFVTGKRYKGKTGDLRKMAHKFANEILLKLSGTEGVFDTKIAFVSNQTGNKEIYLMDYDGFNLYRLTSNKSINLTPNWSPDGRKLIYTSFKASSPKLYLLDLTVFKETNLSVRKGLNLGGSWCRANNRIATTLSVNGNSDIYTMSPEGDGLKRLTENFSIDVSPSWAPNGKWLAFTSSRSGTPQIYIMDSEGGSLRRLTFEGNYNASPCWSPKGDRIAFVSQQNGLFDICVINVDGSDMKKHTNNSGNNESPSWSPDGRFIAFSSTRTGTAKIYMMNSNGSNQRLVGITKGNESNPSWSPVIAVNN from the coding sequence ATTACACAGATTTTGGTTTTGGTCATTATTTTTTCCTTTTTACTTACAGATACCAGAATATGGTCTAAAGTTTATATAGATATAAATGCTCCGTCTATGAAAAAATTTCCAATAGCAATCTGCGAGTTGAAAAGCCTGAGCAACCTGCAGGATGAAAAAAAATCAGGAAATGTAGTAAGAGACACACTCTCAGCAGACCTTGATTTTTCAGGGTTTTTTTCAATAGTTGATGCAAAAAAAATTCCGCCTCAGTATGATGAGGAGGGAATCACAGGACAGGAGATTGATTTTAAAAAATGGGCATTTACAGGGGCTGAACTTTTGATAAAGGGTGCAATCATTCAAAAAGAAGATTCTTTATCAGTCGAGATGCGGCTTTTTGATATAACTCAGGGACAGTTTGTAACAGGAAAAAGATATAAAGGGAAAACAGGTGATTTAAGAAAAATGGCGCACAAGTTTGCAAATGAGATTCTGCTGAAACTCTCAGGAACAGAAGGTGTGTTTGATACAAAAATAGCATTTGTTTCAAACCAGACAGGTAATAAAGAGATATATCTGATGGACTATGATGGCTTTAATTTGTACAGGCTGACGTCAAATAAATCTATAAACTTAACACCTAACTGGTCTCCGGATGGGAGAAAGCTGATTTATACTTCATTCAAAGCAAGCAGCCCAAAGCTTTATCTTCTGGATTTAACGGTATTTAAGGAAACAAACCTTTCAGTCAGAAAGGGGTTAAATCTGGGAGGTTCATGGTGCAGGGCTAATAACAGAATAGCCACTACATTGTCTGTTAATGGCAATTCTGATATCTATACTATGAGTCCCGAGGGAGACGGACTGAAAAGGCTGACCGAAAATTTTTCCATTGATGTTTCGCCTTCATGGGCACCTAACGGAAAGTGGCTGGCATTTACTTCAAGCCGTTCAGGAACGCCTCAGATTTATATTATGGATTCAGAGGGAGGCAGTTTGAGAAGATTGACATTTGAAGGCAATTATAATGCTTCACCCTGCTGGTCTCCAAAGGGAGATAGGATTGCTTTTGTTTCCCAGCAGAACGGTTTGTTTGATATCTGTGTAATAAATGTTGACGGAAGTGATATGAAAAAGCATACTAATAATTCAGGAAACAATGAATCACCGAGTTGGTCTCCTGACGGGCGTTTTATAGCATTCAGCTCTACCAGAACAGGAACGGCAAAAATTTATATGATGAATTCAAACGGGAGTAACCAGAGGTTAGTAGGTATTACTAAGGGAAATGAATCCAATCCATCATGGTCTCCGGTTATTGCTGTTAACAACTAG
- a CDS encoding protein TolR, with amino-acid sequence MQIDTGRKELTALSDINVTPLVDVMLVLLIIFMVTAPMMLQGIDVNLPKAEAKQVEVKEEELVLTIGEGNKIFLNKQLIGIDSLGGKLRELIQKRGSKDLYLRADQKIPYGFVIKVMAEAKKAGVERLGMITEEEEKVVDTFSGK; translated from the coding sequence TTGCAGATAGATACAGGAAGGAAAGAACTGACCGCACTTTCTGATATAAATGTAACTCCTCTTGTTGATGTAATGCTTGTGCTTCTGATTATATTCATGGTAACTGCTCCAATGATGCTTCAGGGGATAGATGTCAACCTTCCAAAGGCTGAAGCAAAACAGGTTGAAGTCAAAGAAGAAGAGCTCGTCTTGACGATTGGAGAGGGTAACAAGATATTCCTGAACAAACAATTGATAGGCATTGATAGTCTTGGCGGCAAGCTGAGGGAATTGATTCAGAAAAGGGGAAGCAAGGATCTTTATCTGAGGGCAGACCAGAAGATTCCCTACGGTTTTGTGATTAAGGTTATGGCTGAAGCCAAAAAAGCAGGTGTTGAAAGACTCGGTATGATTACAGAAGAAGAGGAAAAAGTGGTTGACACATTTAGCGGAAAATAG
- a CDS encoding protein TolQ, whose translation MGLVLHAGLVVKGVLLLLLSFSVLSWGIIFSKFKLVRKAKSESDDFLEYFWKNKDMSSIDENILQYKNSPLAQVFHAGYQEIIKIKKAKAGKNPERVPFDVDTIGTEIDSIDNVHRALRNAVMSQIAKLERTISFLATTGSTAPFIGLFGTVWGIMDSFRGIGLKGSASLAVVAPGISEALIATAAGLAAAIPAVVAYNYFVSRVKSLANEMDNFSSEFLNIVKRQYFHLQK comes from the coding sequence TTGGGGTTAGTGCTGCACGCAGGGTTAGTGGTTAAGGGTGTGCTTTTACTGCTCTTGAGTTTTTCTGTTCTTTCGTGGGGAATTATTTTTTCAAAATTCAAACTTGTGCGCAAAGCCAAAAGTGAGTCTGATGATTTTCTCGAATATTTCTGGAAGAATAAAGATATGTCCTCAATAGATGAAAATATATTGCAGTACAAGAACAGCCCCCTTGCGCAGGTTTTTCATGCAGGGTATCAGGAAATTATAAAAATTAAAAAAGCAAAGGCAGGAAAAAATCCTGAAAGAGTTCCATTTGACGTTGATACTATTGGAACTGAAATAGACAGCATTGATAATGTGCACAGAGCCTTGAGGAATGCAGTGATGTCTCAGATTGCAAAACTGGAGAGAACAATTTCGTTTTTAGCAACAACAGGAAGCACAGCTCCCTTCATAGGGCTTTTCGGGACTGTATGGGGAATAATGGATTCTTTCAGGGGAATAGGATTGAAAGGCTCAGCCTCTCTTGCTGTAGTTGCTCCTGGAATATCAGAAGCGCTGATAGCAACAGCAGCAGGACTTGCAGCTGCAATACCTGCTGTCGTTGCGTATAATTATTTTGTAAGCAGGGTTAAGTCTCTGGCAAACGAGATGGATAATTTTTCTTCAGAATTTTTAAATATCGTAAAGAGACAATATTTCCACTTGCAGAAATAA
- a CDS encoding sodium:calcium symporter, which yields MSNNHREQWASRFGLVLAMAGNAIGLGNFLRFPVQAASNGGGAFMIPYFIALILLGIPLMWIEWSMGRYGGIRGHGTTPGIFNAMWKHPIAKYIGILGIFLPLIVTIYYVYIESWTLAYSFFSVTGKYFGITSREGMGEFFGGFLGSGKSQYFTGIATAYIFFLITIAINVFIMYRGIAKGIETLAKIAMPALFLFGIVLVIRVFTLGVPHPAYPDRNVLNGLGFIWNPDFSQLKNGSVWLAATGQIFFTLSIGFGAIQTYASYLREKDDVALSGLTTSVFNEFAEVILGGSIAIPVACAFFGIAATQEIAKTGAFSLGFQSMPIIFQMFPFGQLFGTLWFLLLFFAGITSSVAISMPAVAFLEDEFKLTKPKAVLLVWTIVFICVQPVIFGKGFLDELDFWAGTFGLAFFALLEVVIFAWIFKMDKGWEEIHIGADIKIPKVFYYIIKYITPVYLLILLGAWTWQQGISVIMMEGVKPEEIIWKWGARLLMVGIILALIICVRIAWKNKTVSDEVSPE from the coding sequence ATGAGTAACAATCATCGCGAACAATGGGCATCCCGTTTTGGACTCGTTCTTGCAATGGCAGGCAATGCCATAGGGCTTGGAAACTTCCTTCGCTTTCCTGTTCAGGCAGCGTCAAATGGCGGCGGGGCTTTTATGATACCATATTTCATTGCCCTCATCCTGCTGGGTATTCCTTTAATGTGGATAGAATGGTCAATGGGTCGCTATGGAGGCATCAGAGGTCACGGAACAACGCCAGGAATCTTCAACGCCATGTGGAAACACCCGATTGCAAAATATATTGGCATTCTCGGCATATTCCTTCCTCTGATAGTAACAATCTACTATGTCTATATAGAATCATGGACTCTCGCGTATAGCTTTTTCTCTGTTACAGGTAAATATTTTGGCATAACATCAAGAGAAGGAATGGGAGAATTCTTTGGAGGATTTCTTGGTTCAGGTAAAAGCCAGTATTTCACTGGAATAGCAACAGCTTATATATTCTTTCTTATAACTATAGCTATAAATGTTTTTATTATGTACAGGGGGATTGCTAAGGGAATTGAAACTCTTGCAAAGATTGCAATGCCTGCTCTGTTCCTGTTCGGTATAGTACTGGTAATAAGGGTTTTCACTCTTGGAGTTCCTCACCCTGCCTATCCTGACAGGAATGTATTAAACGGACTCGGATTTATCTGGAATCCTGATTTTAGCCAGTTAAAAAATGGCAGCGTATGGCTTGCCGCTACTGGGCAGATTTTTTTCACCCTGAGCATCGGGTTTGGTGCTATCCAGACCTATGCAAGCTATTTACGGGAAAAGGACGATGTTGCCCTGTCAGGTTTAACCACTTCAGTATTCAATGAGTTTGCAGAAGTAATCCTCGGCGGCTCAATAGCCATACCTGTTGCCTGCGCTTTTTTTGGTATTGCAGCCACACAGGAAATTGCCAAAACAGGAGCTTTCAGCCTCGGCTTTCAGTCAATGCCAATAATCTTTCAGATGTTTCCATTTGGGCAGCTTTTTGGAACACTATGGTTCCTGCTTCTTTTTTTTGCAGGAATAACCTCATCTGTAGCAATATCAATGCCTGCAGTTGCTTTCTTGGAAGATGAATTTAAGTTAACAAAACCCAAAGCAGTACTGCTGGTATGGACAATCGTATTCATTTGTGTCCAGCCGGTTATCTTTGGCAAAGGTTTTCTTGATGAATTGGATTTCTGGGCAGGAACCTTTGGCCTTGCCTTTTTTGCTCTTCTTGAAGTCGTCATTTTTGCATGGATATTTAAGATGGATAAAGGATGGGAAGAAATCCATATAGGTGCAGACATAAAAATACCAAAGGTTTTTTACTACATCATCAAATACATTACCCCGGTTTATTTACTCATATTGCTTGGTGCGTGGACATGGCAACAGGGAATCTCAGTTATTATGATGGAAGGAGTAAAGCCTGAGGAAATAATATGGAAATGGGGCGCAAGGTTGTTAATGGTCGGAATTATATTAGCGCTGATAATCTGTGTCAGAATAGCTTGGAAAAACAAAACTGTTTCAGATGAGGTCAGTCCCGAATGA
- a CDS encoding signal peptidase I, protein MEKKSKYIIPMISKFPNDSLKTIIYTGTSMNPTLKTLDILQVMSYNGKRIRRGDIIVFLPPGSDRKSAHRVISVNSQGITTQGDNNSNIDSYILTSDSIVGKVVYAKRGSTQLRIYGGMTGRLFLLTIKATHMVNLKILTFLRPIYRWLARSGLLRCFIPTRMKARVLCFGRPTGKELQLLMGKHIIGRLKPGKNRWQIKRPFRLFLDETSLPKPFTD, encoded by the coding sequence ATGGAAAAGAAATCAAAATATATCATCCCAATGATTTCAAAGTTTCCTAATGATTCTCTGAAAACTATAATCTACACAGGTACGTCCATGAATCCTACTCTTAAGACTCTGGATATACTTCAAGTCATGTCCTACAATGGTAAAAGAATCCGGCGGGGAGATATAATTGTTTTCCTTCCTCCAGGAAGTGATAGAAAATCTGCTCACAGAGTAATCTCTGTAAACTCACAAGGAATTACAACGCAGGGGGATAACAACAGTAATATTGATTCATACATCCTTACCTCTGACAGTATAGTCGGAAAAGTAGTATATGCTAAAAGGGGAAGCACGCAGTTGCGCATATACGGGGGAATGACAGGACGATTATTTCTTCTCACAATTAAAGCAACTCATATGGTAAACTTAAAAATCCTAACATTTCTACGCCCTATCTATCGCTGGTTAGCCCGATCAGGCCTTTTAAGGTGCTTTATACCCACCCGGATGAAAGCACGGGTTCTTTGTTTTGGCCGCCCTACTGGAAAAGAACTGCAATTACTAATGGGAAAGCATATAATTGGCAGGCTTAAGCCAGGAAAGAATCGATGGCAGATAAAGCGACCTTTCCGGCTGTTCTTAGATGAAACAAGCCTCCCAAAGCCTTTCACAGATTAG
- a CDS encoding SynChlorMet cassette protein ScmC gives MKKSDNSGYVYSLVLADGQQWNIKSNENSRELASSWAKAMGLQPYELKEGTNLIVVLDDCDKSKNIQEMCSVDKDLMLKLPRKGWKSRQVKYIRIWYNDAVKDVVCKLQNKATFNGNIMGMWYTLHPIYHRAQDSGGLPLHGALLEWKGNGIVLSAPSKTGKSTCCRRLPLHWRALCDDETLIVSDKQKQYMAHPIPSWSEYIVDVSKRTWNVQHHVPLKAFFFLEQAEKDEAIPIGHGQAAILINQSAIAIYRKSLENLVPEEKMVLKKKIFDNACELSKAIPSFVLRFSLAGQFWDEMEKVL, from the coding sequence TTGAAAAAGTCAGATAATTCTGGCTATGTGTATAGCCTTGTCTTAGCCGATGGCCAGCAATGGAACATCAAAAGCAATGAAAATTCAAGGGAATTGGCAAGTAGCTGGGCAAAGGCAATGGGACTTCAACCTTATGAACTAAAAGAAGGTACTAACCTGATAGTTGTATTAGATGATTGCGACAAAAGTAAGAACATACAGGAAATGTGCAGTGTTGATAAGGATTTAATGTTAAAACTTCCAAGGAAAGGGTGGAAGAGCCGACAGGTAAAATATATTAGAATCTGGTATAATGACGCAGTGAAGGATGTGGTCTGCAAATTACAAAATAAGGCAACATTTAATGGAAATATAATGGGAATGTGGTATACACTCCATCCTATATATCACCGCGCACAAGATTCTGGAGGACTTCCCCTACACGGAGCACTTCTTGAATGGAAGGGAAATGGTATAGTGTTATCGGCTCCATCAAAAACCGGGAAATCAACCTGTTGTAGGCGTCTTCCACTTCATTGGCGTGCCTTGTGCGATGATGAAACACTCATTGTGAGCGATAAACAAAAACAATACATGGCACATCCTATCCCCTCATGGAGTGAATACATCGTGGATGTTAGCAAGCGGACGTGGAATGTCCAACATCATGTCCCGCTAAAAGCATTTTTTTTCTTAGAACAGGCAGAGAAGGACGAAGCTATACCGATAGGACATGGACAAGCTGCTATATTGATTAATCAATCAGCTATAGCAATATATCGCAAAAGTCTGGAAAATCTTGTTCCTGAAGAAAAAATGGTACTTAAAAAAAAGATTTTTGACAATGCGTGTGAACTTTCTAAAGCAATCCCATCATTCGTCCTCCGATTTAGCCTCGCAGGTCAATTCTGGGATGAGATGGAAAAAGTTTTATGA
- a CDS encoding SynChlorMet cassette radical SAM/SPASM protein ScmF — translation MTKEETEKIKKPRYRLNQIYFYLTEGCNLYCHHCWIEPKYQNGNYSYPALDLDLFRSILEQSKPMGLSSVKLTGGEPLLHPNIHEILELIRTQDIRLTVETNGVLCTPELAQEMASCKKPFVSVSLDGADAETHERIRGVTGCFKSALDGIRNLVKAGFKPQIIMTIMHLNKDQMKAIVRLAESLGAGSVKFNIVQPTARGEKMRKAGETLTIEELVYLGQWVGNTLSSSTDLRLHYSHPLAFRPLSKMFGNNGDGCGVCGILGILGVLANGSYALCGIGQTVPELVFGHASSESLKDIWNSAPVLLELREGLPNRFEGICGECLMKGQCFGNCVAQNYYLSKNFWAPFWYCDEAQKKELFPETRTRPTTL, via the coding sequence ATGACTAAAGAAGAAACAGAAAAAATTAAAAAACCAAGATATAGATTGAATCAGATCTATTTTTATCTGACAGAAGGATGCAACCTTTACTGCCATCATTGCTGGATTGAACCTAAATACCAAAATGGCAACTACTCTTATCCTGCACTTGATTTAGACCTCTTTAGATCAATACTTGAACAGTCAAAACCCATGGGGCTTTCCAGTGTCAAGTTAACTGGCGGTGAACCCCTTCTGCATCCAAATATCCATGAAATCCTGGAACTGATTCGAACTCAAGATATTCGCCTTACCGTAGAAACCAATGGTGTTCTATGCACACCTGAATTAGCTCAAGAGATGGCATCCTGTAAAAAACCCTTTGTTTCAGTAAGTCTTGATGGCGCTGATGCTGAAACCCATGAAAGGATACGAGGTGTAACTGGTTGTTTTAAGTCTGCATTGGATGGCATAAGGAATCTTGTAAAAGCTGGCTTCAAACCTCAGATAATCATGACAATCATGCACCTTAACAAAGACCAGATGAAGGCTATTGTACGTTTAGCTGAATCATTGGGTGCTGGTTCAGTCAAGTTCAATATTGTACAGCCTACTGCAAGGGGAGAGAAGATGCGCAAGGCAGGAGAAACTCTGACTATTGAGGAGCTTGTATATCTTGGGCAGTGGGTGGGAAATACCCTTTCATCTTCAACAGATTTGCGTCTTCACTATAGCCACCCGCTGGCTTTTAGACCGCTTAGCAAAATGTTTGGCAATAATGGGGATGGTTGTGGAGTATGCGGGATACTGGGAATTCTTGGTGTTCTGGCAAATGGCTCATATGCCCTGTGTGGCATTGGACAGACTGTCCCTGAGCTCGTTTTTGGACATGCAAGCTCGGAATCCCTGAAAGATATTTGGAATAGTGCACCTGTACTTCTGGAACTCAGGGAGGGGCTACCAAACCGTTTTGAAGGTATTTGTGGTGAATGTCTTATGAAGGGTCAATGCTTTGGAAACTGTGTTGCCCAGAATTATTACCTGAGTAAGAATTTCTGGGCACCTTTCTGGTACTGCGACGAGGCTCAAAAAAAGGAACTTTTCCCTGAGACACGTACTCGTCCAACAACTTTATAA
- a CDS encoding SynChlorMet cassette radical SAM/SPASM protein ScmE: MKIMKTPQSVDLAITNRCNLRCKYCSHFTSAGDVGQDLPKEKWLKFFEELNHCTVMNVTLQGGEPFCREDLKELINGIVQNRMRFSILSNGTLITDETAAFLASTGRCNGVQISIDGSIPMTHDACRGNGSFYKAMEGIRYLQKHHVTVSVRVTIHRYNVGDLEGVARLLLEEIGLPCFSTSSASYMGLCRQNAEQVQLTAEKRSLAMETLLKLNKKYNGRINASAGPLADGKHWIMMENSRKDGKERIPGRGYLTACGGQPMNKIAVRADGMMVPCIHMSHIELGKINNYKLREVWHNHPELKRIRERCNIPLSDFEFCKGCDYINYCTGNCPALAFTLSGNENHPSPDACLRRFLKEGGKLPDVKLLITSNNIC, from the coding sequence ATGAAAATAATGAAAACACCACAATCTGTTGATTTAGCCATAACTAACAGATGTAATCTGAGGTGTAAATACTGTAGCCATTTCACAAGTGCCGGTGATGTAGGTCAAGATTTGCCCAAAGAAAAATGGCTTAAATTCTTTGAGGAATTGAATCATTGCACTGTCATGAATGTTACACTTCAGGGAGGAGAACCATTTTGTCGGGAAGATTTGAAGGAACTTATCAATGGAATTGTACAAAACCGAATGCGCTTTAGCATCCTCAGCAATGGAACATTGATTACTGATGAAACGGCAGCATTCTTGGCTTCAACCGGACGTTGCAATGGAGTGCAGATTTCAATTGACGGTTCAATTCCAATGACACATGACGCCTGCAGGGGTAATGGAAGTTTTTACAAAGCAATGGAGGGAATAAGATACCTCCAGAAACATCATGTCACTGTCTCTGTCCGGGTTACAATTCATAGATATAATGTCGGAGACCTTGAAGGAGTTGCAAGGCTGTTGCTGGAAGAAATTGGGCTTCCTTGTTTTTCAACCAGTTCTGCTTCTTATATGGGGCTATGCCGTCAGAATGCTGAGCAGGTTCAGCTTACTGCTGAAAAACGTTCCTTGGCAATGGAAACACTTTTGAAACTCAATAAGAAATACAATGGACGCATTAATGCATCTGCAGGGCCTCTGGCTGATGGGAAACATTGGATTATGATGGAAAATTCCCGTAAAGATGGGAAAGAACGAATACCCGGACGAGGATATCTGACAGCTTGTGGCGGACAGCCAATGAACAAGATAGCAGTACGCGCTGACGGGATGATGGTTCCATGTATTCATATGAGTCATATTGAGTTAGGTAAAATCAACAACTATAAACTCAGAGAAGTCTGGCACAATCATCCCGAACTTAAAAGAATAAGAGAACGATGCAATATTCCATTGAGTGATTTTGAATTCTGCAAGGGGTGTGATTATATTAACTATTGCACTGGTAACTGCCCTGCTCTGGCTTTTACACTCTCTGGTAATGAGAATCATCCAAGCCCTGATGCCTGCCTCAGGCGATTTCTCAAAGAGGGAGGAAAACTTCCGGATGTGAAATTATTAATTACATCAAATAATATATGCTAA
- a CDS encoding SynChlorMet cassette protein ScmD has product MPDNNKPIANPMVVLREEFDDWAILFDPDSGNAFGINPVSVFVWKRLDGKHTVEDILKELRKSCETVPEDASEHIKEFIQDMVKHGLIGYEAEKS; this is encoded by the coding sequence ATGCCAGACAACAATAAGCCCATAGCTAATCCTATGGTAGTCCTTAGAGAAGAGTTTGACGATTGGGCTATTCTTTTTGATCCTGATTCAGGCAATGCCTTCGGCATTAATCCGGTAAGTGTATTTGTATGGAAACGTCTTGATGGCAAGCATACTGTTGAAGACATACTAAAAGAGCTACGTAAAAGCTGTGAAACCGTACCGGAGGATGCCTCTGAGCACATCAAAGAGTTCATTCAGGATATGGTCAAACATGGGCTAATAGGATACGAGGCTGAGAAGAGTTAA
- a CDS encoding PHP domain-containing protein → MIDLHTHSLFSDGELIPSELARRAMVMGYEAIAITDHGDFSNIEFIIPRIVDVSKELARFWKIKIIPGIELTHIPPESVKDLARKSRKLGAKIVVVHGETLVEPVQEGTNLAAINSDIDILAHPGLITEEEVLLAKERGIFLEITTRRGHSLGNGNVAKLATKTGAPVVLNTDSHSPSDLIKKDFAGRVLLASGVPENQIEKVFENSRKLIKKVS, encoded by the coding sequence ATGATTGACTTACACACACATTCATTATTCAGTGACGGAGAGCTCATCCCGTCTGAGCTTGCAAGAAGAGCTATGGTTATGGGTTATGAGGCAATTGCCATAACCGACCACGGAGATTTTTCAAATATTGAGTTTATTATCCCGAGAATTGTTGATGTTTCAAAAGAGCTTGCAAGGTTCTGGAAGATAAAAATCATTCCCGGAATAGAACTAACACACATCCCTCCTGAGTCAGTCAAGGACTTAGCCAGAAAATCCAGAAAACTTGGTGCAAAGATAGTTGTTGTTCACGGAGAGACGCTTGTTGAACCGGTGCAGGAAGGAACAAACCTTGCTGCCATCAATTCAGACATAGATATCCTCGCTCATCCGGGATTAATTACAGAAGAAGAGGTTCTTTTAGCAAAAGAAAGAGGTATATTTCTTGAAATAACAACCAGGCGCGGACATTCATTGGGTAATGGTAATGTGGCAAAGCTGGCAACAAAAACAGGAGCCCCTGTAGTTTTAAACACAGACTCCCATTCACCTTCAGACCTGATAAAAAAAGATTTTGCCGGAAGGGTTCTGCTTGCTTCAGGAGTCCCTGAAAATCAGATAGAAAAGGTTTTTGAAAATTCAAGAAAGCTGATAAAAAAGGTTTCATGA
- a CDS encoding glycine--tRNA ligase subunit alpha produces the protein MTFQELIFALQNFWAKQGCLIVQPYDTEKGAGTFNPATFLRVLGPEPWRAAYVEPSRRPADGRYGENPNRLQHYYQFQVIMKPSPENIQNMYIDSLKSFGIDPLKHDIRFVEDDWESPTLGAWGLGWEVWLDGMEITQFTYFQQAGGIDLKPVSAEITYGIERISMYLQGIENVYDITWTPGIKYGDVHHRSEVEFSKYNFEEANIEMLLKLFEMYEKEALRLLDINLVLPAYDYCLKTSHTFNLLDARGAISVSERVGYIGRVRQIARKCAEAYLKQREEMGFPLLKGCVSNE, from the coding sequence ATGACTTTTCAGGAACTGATATTTGCATTGCAGAATTTCTGGGCTAAACAGGGGTGTCTGATTGTCCAACCCTATGATACTGAAAAAGGTGCGGGAACATTTAACCCTGCCACTTTTTTAAGAGTATTAGGGCCTGAACCCTGGAGGGCTGCATATGTTGAGCCTTCAAGAAGGCCAGCAGACGGAAGATACGGCGAAAACCCAAACAGGCTTCAGCACTACTACCAGTTTCAGGTAATAATGAAGCCCTCGCCTGAAAATATACAGAATATGTACATAGACAGTCTTAAAAGCTTTGGAATTGACCCGTTAAAACACGACATCCGTTTTGTAGAAGATGACTGGGAATCGCCAACCCTTGGCGCGTGGGGACTTGGGTGGGAAGTGTGGCTTGATGGAATGGAGATAACCCAGTTTACCTATTTTCAGCAGGCTGGAGGTATTGACCTGAAACCTGTTTCAGCTGAAATCACATACGGAATAGAACGCATATCAATGTACCTTCAGGGGATAGAAAACGTCTATGATATAACGTGGACGCCTGGAATCAAATATGGAGATGTCCACCACAGAAGTGAAGTTGAATTCTCAAAATATAACTTTGAAGAAGCAAATATTGAGATGCTTTTAAAATTATTTGAAATGTACGAAAAAGAAGCCCTGAGGCTTCTTGATATCAATCTCGTGCTTCCCGCTTATGACTACTGCCTGAAAACATCACACACCTTTAATCTTCTTGATGCAAGGGGTGCAATATCAGTTTCAGAAAGAGTTGGTTATATAGGGCGAGTAAGGCAGATAGCAAGAAAATGCGCAGAAGCATATTTGAAACAACGGGAGGAGATGGGGTTCCCGCTGTTAAAGGGGTGTGTGAGTAATGAGTGA